One Cotesia glomerata isolate CgM1 linkage group LG8, MPM_Cglom_v2.3, whole genome shotgun sequence genomic window carries:
- the LOC123270645 gene encoding Y' element ATP-dependent helicase YJL225C-like isoform X4, with translation MFNSRINLNSLVFISLFITCNVHKGTSLQCYQCESNSDGECWSDLSTTLLVTCGDENSTTPNPLTNLTTIAPTTEYTTFSTTESTTPSTTASTTESTTSSTTNSTSVTRIASDKSRFRRSVDLRADGAWECIKHIKKEGDEEIVNRKCAKTSEKFCNDKAENSCFVCSDKDACNSASNIGFQIIFMTLPLTVVFFFSTIIPSYLSM, from the exons atgtTTAATAGTcggattaatttaaattcattggtgtttattagtttatttattacttgcaaCGTTCATAAAg gaacATCATTACAGTGTTATCAGTGCGAATCTAACAGTGATGGTGAATGTTGGTCTGACCTTTCGACGACTCTTTTGGTCACATGTGGTGACGAAAATAGTACTACACCAAACCCTTTAACTAACTTAACTACAATAG CTCCTACTACAGAATATACTACATTTTCTACTACAGAATCAACTACACCTTCAACAACAGCTTCTACTACAGAATCTACTAC ATCTTCTACGACAAATTCTACTTCAGTGACTAGGATAGCTTCAGACAAAAGCCGATTTAGGCGTTCAGTTGATCTTCGTGCAGATGGTGCTTGGGAGTGTATTAAGCATAtcaagaaag AAGGAGATGAGGAAATAGTCAACAGAAAATGTGCAAAGACAAGTGAAAAATTCTGCAATGACAAAGCTGAAAATTCCTGTTTTGTCTGCAGTGACAAGGACGCTTGTAATTCTGCTTCTAATATTGGAttccaaattattttcatgACTTTGCCTTTAAccgttgtatttttttttagtacaatAATTCCATCATATTTATCCATGTAA
- the LOC123270645 gene encoding cell wall integrity and stress response component 3-like isoform X1, whose product MFNSRINLNSLVFISLFITCNVHKGTSLQCYQCESNSDGECWSDLSTTLLVTCGDENSTTPNPLTNLTTIAPITPSTTTSTTESTTESTTPLTTASTTESTTSFTTTSTTESTTPSTTAPTTEYTTFSTTESTTPSTTASTTESTTSSTTNSTSVTRIASDKSRFRRSVDLRADGAWECIKHIKKEGDEEIVNRKCAKTSEKFCNDKAENSCFVCSDKDACNSASNIGFQIIFMTLPLTVVFFFSTIIPSYLSM is encoded by the exons atgtTTAATAGTcggattaatttaaattcattggtgtttattagtttatttattacttgcaaCGTTCATAAAg gaacATCATTACAGTGTTATCAGTGCGAATCTAACAGTGATGGTGAATGTTGGTCTGACCTTTCGACGACTCTTTTGGTCACATGTGGTGACGAAAATAGTACTACACCAAACCCTTTAACTAACTTAACTACAATAG CTCCTATTACACCTTCTACGACAACTTCTACTACAGAATCAACGACAGAATCGACTACACCTTTAACAACAGCTTCTACTACAGAATCTACTACATCTTTTACGACAACTTCTACTACAGAATCAACTACACCTTCAACAACAGCTCCTACTACAGAATATACTACATTTTCTACTACAGAATCAACTACACCTTCAACAACAGCTTCTACTACAGAATCTACTAC ATCTTCTACGACAAATTCTACTTCAGTGACTAGGATAGCTTCAGACAAAAGCCGATTTAGGCGTTCAGTTGATCTTCGTGCAGATGGTGCTTGGGAGTGTATTAAGCATAtcaagaaag AAGGAGATGAGGAAATAGTCAACAGAAAATGTGCAAAGACAAGTGAAAAATTCTGCAATGACAAAGCTGAAAATTCCTGTTTTGTCTGCAGTGACAAGGACGCTTGTAATTCTGCTTCTAATATTGGAttccaaattattttcatgACTTTGCCTTTAAccgttgtatttttttttagtacaatAATTCCATCATATTTATCCATGTAA
- the LOC123270645 gene encoding cell wall integrity and stress response component 3-like isoform X2: protein MFNSRINLNSLVFISLFITCNVHKGTSLQCYQCESNSDGECWSDLSTTLLVTCGDENSTTPNPLTNLTTIASTTTSTTESTTESTTPLTTASTTESTTSFTTTSTTESTTPSTTAPTTEYTTFSTTESTTPSTTASTTESTTSSTTNSTSVTRIASDKSRFRRSVDLRADGAWECIKHIKKEGDEEIVNRKCAKTSEKFCNDKAENSCFVCSDKDACNSASNIGFQIIFMTLPLTVVFFFSTIIPSYLSM, encoded by the exons atgtTTAATAGTcggattaatttaaattcattggtgtttattagtttatttattacttgcaaCGTTCATAAAg gaacATCATTACAGTGTTATCAGTGCGAATCTAACAGTGATGGTGAATGTTGGTCTGACCTTTCGACGACTCTTTTGGTCACATGTGGTGACGAAAATAGTACTACACCAAACCCTTTAACTAACTTAACTACAATAG CTTCTACGACAACTTCTACTACAGAATCAACGACAGAATCGACTACACCTTTAACAACAGCTTCTACTACAGAATCTACTACATCTTTTACGACAACTTCTACTACAGAATCAACTACACCTTCAACAACAGCTCCTACTACAGAATATACTACATTTTCTACTACAGAATCAACTACACCTTCAACAACAGCTTCTACTACAGAATCTACTAC ATCTTCTACGACAAATTCTACTTCAGTGACTAGGATAGCTTCAGACAAAAGCCGATTTAGGCGTTCAGTTGATCTTCGTGCAGATGGTGCTTGGGAGTGTATTAAGCATAtcaagaaag AAGGAGATGAGGAAATAGTCAACAGAAAATGTGCAAAGACAAGTGAAAAATTCTGCAATGACAAAGCTGAAAATTCCTGTTTTGTCTGCAGTGACAAGGACGCTTGTAATTCTGCTTCTAATATTGGAttccaaattattttcatgACTTTGCCTTTAAccgttgtatttttttttagtacaatAATTCCATCATATTTATCCATGTAA
- the LOC123270645 gene encoding cell wall integrity and stress response component 3-like isoform X3, translating into MFNSRINLNSLVFISLFITCNVHKGTSLQCYQCESNSDGECWSDLSTTLLVTCGDENSTTPNPLTNLTTIASTTESTTSFTTTSTTESTTPSTTAPTTEYTTFSTTESTTPSTTASTTESTTSSTTNSTSVTRIASDKSRFRRSVDLRADGAWECIKHIKKEGDEEIVNRKCAKTSEKFCNDKAENSCFVCSDKDACNSASNIGFQIIFMTLPLTVVFFFSTIIPSYLSM; encoded by the exons atgtTTAATAGTcggattaatttaaattcattggtgtttattagtttatttattacttgcaaCGTTCATAAAg gaacATCATTACAGTGTTATCAGTGCGAATCTAACAGTGATGGTGAATGTTGGTCTGACCTTTCGACGACTCTTTTGGTCACATGTGGTGACGAAAATAGTACTACACCAAACCCTTTAACTAACTTAACTACAATAG CTTCTACTACAGAATCTACTACATCTTTTACGACAACTTCTACTACAGAATCAACTACACCTTCAACAACAGCTCCTACTACAGAATATACTACATTTTCTACTACAGAATCAACTACACCTTCAACAACAGCTTCTACTACAGAATCTACTAC ATCTTCTACGACAAATTCTACTTCAGTGACTAGGATAGCTTCAGACAAAAGCCGATTTAGGCGTTCAGTTGATCTTCGTGCAGATGGTGCTTGGGAGTGTATTAAGCATAtcaagaaag AAGGAGATGAGGAAATAGTCAACAGAAAATGTGCAAAGACAAGTGAAAAATTCTGCAATGACAAAGCTGAAAATTCCTGTTTTGTCTGCAGTGACAAGGACGCTTGTAATTCTGCTTCTAATATTGGAttccaaattattttcatgACTTTGCCTTTAAccgttgtatttttttttagtacaatAATTCCATCATATTTATCCATGTAA